The genomic interval GGCCTCGTTCTTCTGACTTGGAAGCGCCGCCGACGCTGCAAGCGGCAGGCCCTCGCCAGACGTCAATCATGCTTGGAAATCTGCGGTTGGTACGTCGCCGGCAAACCGAAATCTGCGGCATTCTGGCAAATTGACTGGAAATTGCAGAACAACATAAATGTATTGTATGCACACATTTGTACGGCATTGATTGGTTCTGCCGCGTGCCAGAAAAGATGAGGTTATCATGGACGTCGAATATCCGCCGCTTCCTCCGATCCAGACCGGGGTCAAGGGACATTGCCCGCGCTGCGGGCAGGGCCATATGTTCAAGGGCTTCCTGACGCTGCAGCCGCAATGCGAGGTGTGCGGCCTCGATTATGGCTTCGCCGACCCCGCTGACGGCCCGGCCTTCTTCGTCATCTGCTTCGCCTGCATCCCGAGCGTGCTGCTCGGCGTGTGGCTGGAGGTGGCTTTCTCGGCGCCGATCTGGGTGCAGCTC from Rhizobium lentis carries:
- a CDS encoding DUF983 domain-containing protein: MDVEYPPLPPIQTGVKGHCPRCGQGHMFKGFLTLQPQCEVCGLDYGFADPADGPAFFVICFACIPSVLLGVWLEVAFSAPIWVQLLVTGPFMLATCIPPLRPLKGWLVASQYFYKAEEGRLA